A window of the Chionomys nivalis chromosome 25, mChiNiv1.1, whole genome shotgun sequence genome harbors these coding sequences:
- the Ormdl2 gene encoding ORM1-like protein 2: MNVGVAHSEVNPNTRVMNSRGIWLAYIILVGLLHVVLLSIPFFSIPVVWTLTNVIHNLAMYIFLHTVKGTPFETPDQGKARLLTHWEQMDYGLQFTSSRKFLSISPIVLYLLASFYTKYDAAHFLINTASLLSVLLPKLPQFHGVRLFGINKY, translated from the exons ATGAATGTGGGGGTGGCACACAGCGAAGTGAACCCCAACACTCGAGTGATGAATAGTCGGGGCATCTGGCTGGCCTACATCATCTTGGTAGGACTGCTGCATGTGGTTCTACTCAGCATCCCTTTCTTCAGCATTCCTGTTGTCTGGACCCTGACCAACGTCATCCATAACTTG gcaATGTATATCTTCCTGCACACAGTGAAAGGAACGCCCTTTGAGACCCCTGACCAAGGAAAGGCTCGGCTGTTGACACATTGGGAACAGATGGACTATGGACTACAGTTTACCTCCTCCCGAAAGTTCCTCAGCATCTCTCCTATTGTACT CTACCTACTGGCCAGCTTCTACACCAAATATGATGCTGCTCATTTCCTCATCAACACTGCCTCACTGCTCAGCGTACTGCTGCCTAAGCTACCCCAATTCCATGGGGTTCGTCTCTTTGGAATCAACAAATACTGA
- the Dnajc14 gene encoding dnaJ homolog subfamily C member 14, protein MAQKHPGEGGLCGAHHSGDTSFRTSGPSVDPEILSFSGLRNSTETAPNGTRCFTEHSGPKYTQPPHPAHWSDPSHGPPRGPGPPGEGGYPDDSEASSEESGVDQELSRENETGYQEDGSPSFLSIPPACNCQGSPGVPEGTFSEEGDGSSSSFCHHCTSPALGEDEELEEDDEEEPLKFPSDFPRVSSGKKPPSRKQRHRLLTKEDTRDSGRRDPRSPGRHRLGRKRNQADKRRGLGLWGVEELCQLGQAGFWWLIELLVLVGECVETCGHLIYACRQLKGSDLDLFRVWVGAWAGRLGDWAQVMVHFLSQSFYSAAGLVTRFLRLVGAFLLLALALLLGCLQLGWRFLVGLGDRLGWRDKTSRLFSWLDSPALHRCLTLLRDSRPWQRLVRLVQWNWLELPWVRQRTNKQGNAPAASGRCCQPEEEVARLLTMAGVPEDELNPFHVLGVEATASDIELKKAYRQLAVMVHPDKNHHPRAEEAFKVLRAAWDIVSNPERRKEYELKRMAENELSRSVNEFLSKLQDDLKEAMNTMMCSRCQGKHRRFEMDREPKNARYCAECNRLHPAEEGDFWAESSMLGLKITYFALMDGKVYDITEWAGCQRVGISPDTHRVPYHISFGSRVPGTSGRQRATPEAPPADLQDFLSRIFQVPPGQMSNGNFFAAPQPGPGATSTSKPNSTVPKGEAKPKRRKKVRRPFQR, encoded by the exons ATGGCCCAGAAGCACCCCGGAGAAGGAGGGTTGTGTGGAGCCCATCACAGCGGTGATACCTCCTTCAGGACATCAGGACCCTCTGTGGACCCTGAAATACTTTCATTCTCAGGACTCAGGAACTCAACAGAGACTGCTCCGAATGGTACACGCTGCTTCACAGAGCACTCTGGTCCTAAGTACACACAGCCCCCACACCCAGCCCACTGGTCGGATCCAAGCCATGGTCCTCCGAGGGGTCCAGGACCACCTGGGGAAGGAGGGTACCCCGATGACAGTGAGGCGTCTTCGGAAGAGTCAGGAGTGGACCAGGAGCTCTCAAGAGAGAACGAGACTGGGTACCAGGAAGATGGgagcccttcctttctttccattccACCTGCTTGTAACTGCCAGGGAAGCCCTGGAGTCCCTGAAGGGACCTTCTCCGAGGAAGGCGATGGCTCTTCTAGCAGCTTCTGCCACCACTGCACCTCTCCAGCCTTGGGGGAAGATGAAGAGTTAGAAGAGGATGACGAGGAGGAACCTCTTAAATTTCCCAGTGACTTTCCACGTGTGTCCAGTGGAAAGAAACCCCCGTCCCGGAAGCAGAGACACCGTCTTTTGACCAAGGAGGATACTCGGGATAGTGGACGCAGAGATCCCAGGTCCCCTGGTCGTCACCGGCTGGGCCGAAAACGAAATCAGGCAGATAAGCGCAGAGGCCTGGGGCTCTGGGGAGTGGAGGAACTATGTCAGCTCGGACAAGCGGGCTTCTGGTGGCTGATTGAACTTCTGGTGTTGGTAGGAGAGTGCGTGGAAACTTGTGGCCATCTCATCTATGCGTGCAGGCAGCTGAAAGGCAGTGACCTGGACCTTTTTCGAGTTTGGGTGGGAGCCTGGGCAGGGAGATTGGGGGACTGGGCTCAGGTGATGGTCCATTTTCTAAGCCAGAGCTTTTACTCTGCAGCAGGGCTAGTCACCCGTTTTCTTAGGCTCGTGGGTGCTTTCCTACTCCTGGCTCTTGCCCTCCTTTTGGGTTGTCTACAGTTGGGCTGGCGATTTTTGGTGGGACTGGGTGACCGGTTAGGCTGGAGGGATAAGACCTCACGGCTGTTCTCTTGGCTGGATTCTCCAGCCTTGCATCGTTGCTTGACTTTGCTGCGAGATAGCAGACCGTGGCAGCGGCTGGTAAGATTAGTTCAGTGGAACTGGCTGGAGTTGCCTTGGGTCAGGCAGAGGACTAACAAGCAAGGTAATGCGCCTGCCGCTAGTGGGCGCTGCTGCCAGCCAGAagaggaagtagccagacttttGACCATGGCTGGGGTTCCTGAGGATGAACTAAACCCTTTTCATGTGCTGGGGGTTGAAGCTACAGCGTCAGATATTGAACTAAAGAAGGCCTATAGGCAACTAGCAGTGATG GTTCATCCTGATAAAAATCATCATCCCAGGGCTGAAGAAGCCTTCAAAGTTTTGCGGGCAGCTTGGGACATTGTCAGCAACCCAGAGAGGCGGAAGGAGTATGAACT GAAACGAATGGCGGAGAATGAGCTGAGCCGGTCAGTGAATGAGTTTCTGTCGAAGCTACAAGATGACCTCAAAGAGGCAATGAATACTATGATGTGTAGCCGATGCCAAGGAAAGCATAG GAGGTTTGAAATGGATCGGGAACCTAAGAATGCCAGATACTGTGCTGAGTGTAATAGGCTGCATCCTGCTGAGGAGGGAGACTTTTGGGCAGAGTCAAGCATGCTGGGCCTCAAGATCACCTACTTTGCACTGATGGATGGAAAGGTCTATGATATCACAG AGTGGGCTGGATGCCAGCGTGTGGGGATCTCTCCAGATACCCACAGAGTTCCTTACCATATCTCATTTGGTTCTCGGGTACCAGGTACCAGTGGTCGGCAGAG GGCCACTCCAGAGGCCCCTCCTGCTGACCTGCAGGATTTCTTGAGCCGGATCTTTCAAGTACCCCCAGGGCAGATGTCCAATGGGAACTTCTTTGCTGCGCCTCAGCCTGGCCCTGGGGCCACTTCGACCTCCAAGCCCAACAGTACAGTACCCAAGGGAGAAGCCAAACCTAAACGGCGGAAGAAAGTGAGGCGGCCCTTCCAACGTTGa